From the Terriglobia bacterium genome, one window contains:
- a CDS encoding DGQHR domain-containing protein, with protein MLKNISLVDDLRSLARRRMNPLEFKSVPASSSSELPPEEGWQVHRQGKSALRLSRPKAKSVSLEDRVWCLLYRLGFTHLSGDGGAQLELDEKSESGTYNQIDVVGLDPEVALAIECKSAEIPRKYAEFQKDLAKHALIRERFIRAVSRQFPLEYKRVPILVMFTSDLILGENDPERANKEKVVLLNEKDLDYYEHVASHLGPAAKYQLFADLLSGKQIYGLEKRIPALQSRLGKYTCYTFPIAPEYLLKIAYVSHRAKGKATDVNAYQRMIKKSRLKRIKEYINANGIFPTNIVISLEGKGTVQFEPAQNVGRKEVARPGTLILKPSYRCAWIIDGQHRLFAYSGLERAKTSHLSILAFEGLPPSKQAQLFIDINHEQKSVKRSLLQELYAELNWDAEDEEKRVTAIASKAVQALDADDESPFYGRVLLADETRTDVRCITLENLFRNLNQPGMFIVKRGVEYGPLWTGENDGTLKRTIQVINGWFGFIRNAVPDWWDAGAADSGGLSMNDGVSVCMGLLRAVFQHLSDKKHLKLIQLSTRELLEKLEPFGMALGEHFAGYSAEQRGQFRSGARGNQGLTATRRKCEKTLHDKFPDFEPHGLLEALKLQEAQTNKQAYELIQSLEPRLQQFMIDTLKQAYGVDEDRWWYEGVPEPIRKRATEQLEEAQGKGKKEHYLTLIQFRTIAESNWDLFKDTLAFGKSGNKHLKTEWMQKVNELRNVVMHPAKQQTITFEQLAQLRDYDEALTNKLKGGDTSPESEAE; from the coding sequence ATGCTAAAGAACATATCTCTCGTCGATGATCTTCGATCCCTCGCCCGCAGGAGGATGAATCCATTAGAATTCAAGAGCGTTCCCGCGAGCAGTTCTTCTGAGCTGCCGCCGGAAGAGGGATGGCAGGTGCACCGGCAAGGCAAGTCAGCCCTGCGGCTGTCGCGACCAAAGGCCAAGAGTGTCTCCCTGGAAGATCGCGTCTGGTGCCTTCTCTACAGACTCGGTTTTACCCACCTCTCAGGAGATGGGGGCGCGCAGCTCGAACTGGACGAAAAGAGCGAGAGCGGCACATATAACCAGATTGATGTGGTGGGGCTGGATCCCGAAGTGGCACTGGCCATCGAGTGTAAATCCGCGGAGATCCCACGAAAATACGCGGAGTTTCAGAAAGACCTTGCGAAGCATGCTCTAATCCGAGAAAGGTTTATTCGCGCGGTCTCCCGTCAGTTTCCCCTAGAGTACAAGAGAGTTCCAATCCTCGTCATGTTTACCTCCGACCTGATCCTGGGTGAGAACGACCCCGAGAGGGCAAACAAGGAAAAGGTTGTCCTGCTAAACGAGAAGGACCTTGACTACTACGAGCACGTGGCGTCACACCTCGGCCCAGCCGCAAAATACCAGCTCTTTGCCGACTTGCTCTCTGGAAAACAGATCTACGGTCTAGAGAAGAGAATCCCAGCCCTCCAGAGTAGACTGGGAAAGTATACCTGCTACACGTTTCCGATTGCGCCAGAGTACCTGCTTAAGATAGCCTACGTCTCCCACCGGGCCAAGGGCAAGGCAACAGACGTAAACGCCTACCAACGCATGATCAAGAAGAGCCGTCTTAAGAGAATAAAGGAGTACATCAATGCGAACGGCATCTTCCCAACAAACATCGTTATAAGCCTTGAAGGGAAGGGAACCGTGCAGTTCGAGCCCGCGCAGAACGTCGGGAGAAAGGAGGTCGCGAGACCTGGCACTCTAATCCTCAAACCCTCTTATCGATGTGCCTGGATCATCGATGGACAGCACAGGCTCTTTGCATACTCTGGCCTTGAAAGGGCGAAGACCAGCCACCTCAGCATACTGGCCTTTGAGGGGCTGCCCCCCAGTAAACAAGCGCAGTTGTTCATAGACATTAATCACGAGCAAAAAAGTGTCAAGAGAAGCCTCCTACAAGAGCTTTACGCCGAATTGAACTGGGATGCGGAAGACGAGGAGAAGCGAGTGACCGCAATTGCATCCAAGGCCGTTCAAGCACTCGATGCCGACGACGAATCCCCGTTCTATGGGCGCGTCCTCCTCGCCGACGAGACTCGAACCGATGTCCGCTGCATAACCCTAGAAAACTTGTTTCGTAACCTCAACCAGCCGGGGATGTTTATTGTAAAAAGGGGCGTGGAATACGGCCCCTTGTGGACAGGAGAAAACGACGGTACCCTCAAGCGCACGATTCAAGTAATCAACGGTTGGTTCGGGTTCATTCGGAACGCGGTTCCGGACTGGTGGGACGCGGGGGCGGCTGACAGCGGCGGCCTTTCAATGAACGATGGGGTCAGTGTCTGCATGGGCCTCCTGCGCGCGGTATTCCAACATTTGTCGGACAAGAAGCACCTCAAGCTCATACAGCTCTCGACGAGAGAGCTGCTCGAAAAACTCGAACCGTTTGGGATGGCACTTGGCGAGCACTTCGCCGGATATTCAGCAGAGCAGCGCGGACAATTTCGGTCAGGCGCTCGAGGCAATCAGGGGCTGACGGCCACCCGGCGCAAGTGCGAAAAGACGCTCCACGACAAGTTCCCGGACTTTGAGCCGCATGGCTTGCTCGAGGCACTCAAACTCCAGGAGGCTCAGACGAACAAGCAGGCTTACGAGCTGATTCAGTCCCTCGAGCCAAGACTCCAGCAATTCATGATCGATACCCTGAAGCAGGCCTACGGGGTGGATGAAGACAGGTGGTGGTACGAGGGAGTGCCAGAGCCGATACGCAAGAGGGCAACGGAGCAGCTTGAGGAAGCACAAGGGAAAGGAAAGAAGGAGCATTACCTCACTCTGATCCAGTTCCGTACTATTGCCGAAAGCAATTGGGACCTCTTCAAGGACACCCTAGCCTTCGGCAAGTCCGGCAATAAGCACCTCAAGACCGAATGGATGCAAAAAGTGAACGAGTTGCGCAACGTCGTGATGCATCCAGCCAAGCAACAGACGATTACCTTCGAGCAACTGGCCCAGCTGCGCGATTATGATGAGGCTCTAACGAACAAACTGAAAGGCGGAGATACTAGCCCGGAGAGCGAGGCGGAATAA
- a CDS encoding DNA adenine methylase, protein MAMAEAQRKPVKPFLKWPGGKRWLTRYVASALGCRGYRRYFEPFLGGGAVFFALQPEVATLSDINADLISTYIQVRCRPQELIRRLKELSVDQATYNHLRETEPRNRVDRAVRFLYLNRTSFGGIYRLNQKGRFNVPFGGGQRTPAPLWEDGLLVDASRSLRSAEICVGDFEDGLAGARGGDLVYCDPTYTVAHNNNGFVRYNERNFSWDDQRRLAALCRRLVKRGATVIVSNAANDEVLDLYRCPEVLSVSRSSTVCPRSEKRGLAKEVLLVFRS, encoded by the coding sequence ATGGCAATGGCCGAGGCGCAAAGGAAGCCTGTGAAGCCCTTTCTGAAGTGGCCCGGCGGGAAACGCTGGCTCACGCGTTATGTCGCGTCGGCGCTCGGCTGCCGCGGATACCGCAGATACTTCGAGCCATTCCTTGGCGGCGGTGCCGTTTTTTTCGCCTTACAGCCCGAGGTTGCGACGTTGTCCGACATCAACGCCGACCTCATTAGTACATACATCCAAGTTAGGTGCAGACCCCAGGAGCTAATCCGAAGGCTCAAGGAACTGTCCGTGGATCAGGCCACATACAATCATCTTCGCGAGACGGAACCAAGGAATCGGGTGGACCGGGCTGTCCGGTTTCTGTATCTGAATCGGACCTCGTTCGGAGGGATTTATCGCCTCAATCAGAAGGGCAGGTTTAACGTGCCTTTTGGAGGTGGACAGCGGACTCCGGCGCCACTTTGGGAAGATGGCCTTCTTGTCGACGCATCGCGTTCGCTCAGAAGCGCAGAGATTTGCGTGGGGGACTTTGAGGACGGCCTTGCGGGGGCCCGCGGTGGAGATCTGGTGTATTGTGATCCCACCTATACAGTCGCTCACAACAACAATGGTTTCGTTAGATATAACGAACGCAATTTCTCATGGGATGACCAGAGGCGACTTGCGGCCCTGTGCCGACGCCTCGTGAAGCGAGGCGCGACAGTGATCGTCAGCAACGCAGCTAATGATGAGGTTCTCGATCTGTACCGCTGTCCGGAGGTCCTCTCTGTGAGCAGGAGCAGTACGGTGTGCCCGAGGTCCGAGAAACGTGGGCTCGCAAAAGAGGTGCTGTTGGTGTTTAGGAGTTAG